Proteins encoded in a region of the Tripterygium wilfordii isolate XIE 37 chromosome 21, ASM1340144v1, whole genome shotgun sequence genome:
- the LOC119988919 gene encoding uncharacterized protein At3g52155, chloroplastic isoform X1, whose amino-acid sequence MNEKLVLGLGGIGTVNVNWKGLSSMKYGSASVSTRKPKSEPNPSRRLRCPSLMMETTASQVTGSESGTSASTSKSMPRRLILLRHAESSWENPSLRDHDRPLSQAGRAAAVSVSQKLQQLGWIPELILCSDAVRTKETLKIMQEQAEGLLEAEVHFISSFYSIAAMDGQTAEHLQQAICKYSRDDILTIMCMGHNRGWEEAASMFVGASIELKTCNAALLEAAGKSWEENSVLQISQRKHFLGEGDTDKYFHLLKSAASFAKETFSW is encoded by the exons ATGAATGAAAAACTGGTCCTGGGTCTCGGGGGAATTGGGACTGTGAATGTGAATTGGAAAGGACTGTCATCGATGAAGTATGGTTCAGCTTCGGTTTCAACGAGGAAGCCAAAGTCGGAGCCGAATCCAAGCCGCCGTTTGCGGTGTCCATCATTGATGATGGAAACGACCGCCTCCCAAGTCACTGGCTCCGAATCTGGAACTAGTGCATCCACCTCAAAATCCATGCCTCGTCGTCTCATTCTCCTTCGTCATGCGGAGAGTTCCTGGGAAAATCCTTCACTGCGAG ATCATGATCGTCCCCTAAGCCAAGCTGGGCGTGCTGCTGCTGTCAGTGTTTCTCAAAAGCTCCAACAACTGGGTTGGATTCCTGAACTCATTCTGTGCAG CGATGCAGTGAGAACAAAGGAGACGTTAAAGATTATGCAGGAACAAGCGGAAGGCTTGTTGGAAGCGGAGGTCCATTTCATTTCAAGCTTTTATTCTATTGCAGCTATGGATGGCCAAACTGCCGAGCATCTTCAACAAGCTATTTGTAAATATTCAAGGGATGACATCCTCACCATCAT GTGTATGGGACATAATAGGGGATGGGAGGAGGCAGCGTCAATGTTTGTAGGAGCCTCCATAGAACTGAAGACATGCAATGCTGCTTTACTTGAAGCTGCAGGAAAATCTTGGGAAGAG AATTCAGTGCTgcaaatttcacaaaggaaacatTTTCTTGGTGAGGGAGACACGgataaatattttcatttgtTGAAAAGTGCCGCAAGCTTTGCAAAGGAAACGTTTTCTTGGTGA
- the LOC119988919 gene encoding uncharacterized protein At3g52155, chloroplastic isoform X2, translating into MNEKLVLGLGGIGTVNVNWKGLSSMKYGSASVSTRKPKSEPNPSRRLRCPSLMMETTASQVTGSESGTSASTSKSMPRRLILLRHAESSWENPSLRDHDRPLSQAGRAAAVSVSQKLQQLGWIPELILCSDAVRTKETLKIMQEQAEGLLEAEVHFISSFYSIAAMDGQTAEHLQQAICKYSRDDILTIMCMGHNRGWEEAASMFVGASIELKTCNAALLEAAGKSWEEAFVSTGLGEWRLQGIVKPSSM; encoded by the exons ATGAATGAAAAACTGGTCCTGGGTCTCGGGGGAATTGGGACTGTGAATGTGAATTGGAAAGGACTGTCATCGATGAAGTATGGTTCAGCTTCGGTTTCAACGAGGAAGCCAAAGTCGGAGCCGAATCCAAGCCGCCGTTTGCGGTGTCCATCATTGATGATGGAAACGACCGCCTCCCAAGTCACTGGCTCCGAATCTGGAACTAGTGCATCCACCTCAAAATCCATGCCTCGTCGTCTCATTCTCCTTCGTCATGCGGAGAGTTCCTGGGAAAATCCTTCACTGCGAG ATCATGATCGTCCCCTAAGCCAAGCTGGGCGTGCTGCTGCTGTCAGTGTTTCTCAAAAGCTCCAACAACTGGGTTGGATTCCTGAACTCATTCTGTGCAG CGATGCAGTGAGAACAAAGGAGACGTTAAAGATTATGCAGGAACAAGCGGAAGGCTTGTTGGAAGCGGAGGTCCATTTCATTTCAAGCTTTTATTCTATTGCAGCTATGGATGGCCAAACTGCCGAGCATCTTCAACAAGCTATTTGTAAATATTCAAGGGATGACATCCTCACCATCAT GTGTATGGGACATAATAGGGGATGGGAGGAGGCAGCGTCAATGTTTGTAGGAGCCTCCATAGAACTGAAGACATGCAATGCTGCTTTACTTGAAGCTGCAGGAAAATCTTGGGAAGAG GCGTTTGTGTCGACAGGACTTGGTGAATGGAGGCTTCAGGGCATAGTGAAACCTAGTAGCATGTAG